The window CTTGACCGTCGTTAAGGGCCAAGCACCAACGAGCGAATGGCAGTACGTGCTCCTCGTCTAACTCACTGAGAGTCTTGCGGTTGAAGCTTCCCATCTTGGTTTTTCACAAGATCGCGCCGGTCCCTCCAGACTCGCAGTTCCCGCGCAACTACGTGCGTCCGGAGCAGTTCGACGCGCTCCTGGGTTGGCTGCGGAGCGCCGGGTACGTGAGCATTCGCTTCGAACAGTATGTCGCGCACCGGCACGGCGAGGCGACGCTGCCGCCCAAGCCGATCATTCTGACCTTTGACGACGGCTACCGTTCCAACGCGGAGATTGCGCTGCCGATCATGAAGAAGCACGGATTCCGCGCCACGATCTTCGTCGTGCCTGGCCATCTCGGGCAGACCAATCGCTGGGACGCCGAGGAGAAGCAGGAGCCACTGCTGTCGGCCGAGGAGATCCGCGAACTGCATGCCGACGGCTTCGCGTTTGGCTCGCATACGATGCATCACTCGCGCCTGACGGCGGCGCCCGCCGCGCTGGCGCTCGAGGAGTTGCGCGCCTCCCGCGAGGCGCTCGAGGCATTGCTGCAGGAGCCGGTGCGCACGATCTGCTATCCCTGGGCGCAGCACAACGAGGCGGTGCGTCGTCTCGCGCTGGAAGCCGGCTACACCTGTGGCGTCGGTATCCGGCGTCGACTCAACCGACCGAGCACCGACATCATGGCGCTACACCGGATTCCAGTGACGTACCTCGACTCGACGTGGCGCGTGCGCTGGGATCTCCTGCGACTGCGGTTCCGGTCCGAATGACGTACCACGGCCTTCGCGTGGCCTTCATCACCTCGGCGGATTCCTTTCGCGGATCCGCCGTGTCCTACCAGCATCTCGCCGAGGGGCTGCGCGACCGCAGCGCCAAGGTGCAGGTCTTCACGGGCCATCCCGCGGTGACCGGTCCATTGCGGGCGGCCGGGATTGATGTGGTGGAGCTCAACCTGCGCTCGACGAACCCGAAGACCGCGCTGCAACTGCGCCGCGCGCTGCGCCTGTTCCGCGCCGAAGTGCTGGTGGTCGACCGTCCGCGCGACCTGCGGCTCGGCCTGCTCGCGACGGCCGGAACGAAGGTGGCGTTGGTTGACCGCTACAACGCGCATGGGGCGCGTCCGGCGAGCGACCTGCTGACCCGCATCGCGTACCGGTTCTTCGTGCGACAGACGATCTTCCTGACGCACGAGATGGCGCATCGGGTCTATCAGGCGGCGCCGTGGATGGCCCGTCCGAATCACCGCGTGATTCCCGAGGGGGTCTGCCTGCGGGGATTCCGTCCAGACAGCGCGGCGGGACGCGACTTCCGCGAACGCCATGCGCTTGGCAACCGGCCCTTCGTGCTCGCCGTCGGGGCGCTGACGAGCGAGAAGCGCACCGCGATGATCGTCGATGCGGTGCGTCAGGTTCCCGAACGGCCCCTGCTCGTTCTGTGCGGCGAAGGGCCGCTACGACCCTCGCTCGAACGCCAGGCGGAGCTGCTCGATGTGCCGGTGCGGTTTCTGGGACTCCTCCCGCGCGCGGAACTGCTCGGCGCGTACAACGCCGCCTCGGTGGTGGCGCACGCCTGCGCCGTCGAGACGTTCGGGTTGAGCGTGCTGGAGGCCATGGCGTGCGGCGCACCCGTGGTCGGTGTGCGATCGGGCGGAGTGCGTGAGGTGGTCGGCGAGTCGGGCGACGCCGGCCTGCTCGTGGACGCGGAGGATGCCGGGGCGATGGCGAGGGCCATCCACAGCGTCCTGGCCGATCCGGCGCTGGCGGCCATCCTGCGGGCGGGCGCGCGGGCGCGCGCCATGGCGGACTTTTCGCTGGAGAAGATGGCGGACGCCTACGATCTTGCCACCGTTGCCGCCTTCCTGCTGACCACTTCGACCTGACGGCAAGGCGCAACGAAGGCCGCACCGTACGGTGCGGCCTTTTTCGCTGCTACCACCCCTCGCGATCACGCAGCGCGGTGATGTGCGCGACGTGATGCAGGCAATGCCACGCGTACAGCGCCGTGAGAAAATCGATGGACATGGTGCGGCCGTGCTCAGGATGCACCACCGTCCGCGCGAAATCGGCCGGGGCGAGCGACCGCAGCAACGCGACCCAGCGCGCGTGCACGCCGTCGAGAATCTGCAGCGAAGGCTCGATGGCCAGCGTCTGCGAATCAGGCAACTCAGCCCACGCCTTCTCGAGGTAGGGCTTGATGGTCGGGTTGTCCTCGGTGAGCGCCAGCCGGACGCGCGTCACCGCGTTGAGGTGCGAGTCGGCCAGATGATGCACGAGCTGGCGGACAGTCCATCCGTCGGGGCGATAGGGCGTGTCGAGCTGGGCATCCGACAGCGCCTCCAGCGCGTCGCGCAGCTTCTCGGGAAGCTGGGCGAGGTGCCAGATGGCGTCGTTGCGCGACTGCGGCGTGACGGGAGCGGCGGAGTCGAACTTGCCGATAGGATAACGGAGATCGGACATCGGAACGAGGAGGAGGTAGAGGCGAAGGGACGGGGGACGAGGGCAGGAACGAGGAGGGAGACAGTCGCTACAGCGTGAACCATTCGTGCACGCGCGCCTTCAGGGCTGCGTCGCCGTCCTTGTGCGCGTATTCGTTGGTGGTGCGTGAATAGATATAGTCACCAGACCATCGTTCCACATTCCGCACGCACTCGGCGACCGCGTCGATGGCGTGGTCGATGTCATGCATCGTGGTGCTGGGGTGAAAGCTCAGGCGCACCCAGCCGGGCTTGTCGGACAGGTCGCCCTGGTCGATGCGATCCGTGATCGACTTGGAACGTGACGGGTCGACGTGCAGCAGATAGTGCCCGTAGGTCCCGGCGCAGGAGCAGCCGCCGCGCGCCTGCACGCCGAACCGGTCGTTGAGCAGGCGGACCATCAGGTTGTAGTGCACGCCTTCCACCCAGAACGAGAGCATGGCCAGGCGCTGCCGCACGCCCTGGGCGAGCACGTGCACGCGCGGGATCGCCGCGAGCCGATCCATCGCATACGGTGCGATCACGTGCTCGCGGGCCTGCATCGCCGCGACGGTCATCTCGTCCTTGAGCTGCACCGCCAGGGCGCTCTTGATGGCCTGCAGGAAGCCCGGCGTGCCGGCGTCTTCGCGCGCCTGGATGTCGTCGAGGAAGGCGTACTCGCCCCACGGGTTGGTCCAGGCGACGGTTCCGCCACCCGCCTCATCCGGCACCGTGTTCCGGTAGAGCGCGCGATTGAAGATGATCACGCCTGCCGCGCCCGGCCCGCCGAGGAACTTGTGCGGTGAGAAGAGCACCGCGTCGAGGAAGCCCTCCGGGTCATCGGCCGGATGCATGTCGACGTCCACATACGGCGCCGAGGCCGCGAAGTCGATGAGGGCAACGCCGCCGGCGCGGTGCATCAGGCGCGCCATCGCGTGATACGGCGTGAAGATGCCGGTCACATTCGAGCAGGCGCTGAAGGCGCCGATCTTCACGGGGCGGTCGCGGTACTGGTGCAGCTGCGCCTCGAGCGCCGCGAGCGAGACCACGCCCGCGTCATCGGGCGGCACCACCACGACGTCGGCGATCGTCTCGTACCACGACGTGTGATTGGAGTGGTGCTCCAGGTGCGTGACGAAGACCACCGGGCGTTCGTGCTCGTGCAGCGTGACATACTTGCGCAGTCCTTCGGGTGCCTTGAGGCCGAGGATGCGCTGCAGCTTATTGACCGCGGCGGTCATCCCGGCGCCGACGGTGAGGATCAGGTCGTCGGGCGAGGCATTGACGTGGCGCTTGAGGATGTCGTGCGCCTCGTGATAGGCGAGCGTCATCGCCGAACCCGTCACCGACGACTCGCTGTGGGTGTTGCCCACGAACGGGCCGAAACGATCGCGCAGGCGCTCCTCGATGGGGCGATACAGGCGCCCGCTGGCGGTCCAGTCGGCGTAGACGATGCGGTGCTCACCGTACGGTGAAGTGAACCGCTGGTCGTGGCCGATGGTATGGCGGCGGAAGGGCTCGAAGTGGGATTCGAGATTGGACATGCGAGACGTGTGGAGGAGAAATGAACTATAAGGGGGGACGAGAGGCGGAACGGGGAGGAGGTAGAGGCTAGGGGACGAGTGATGGGGTGGGCGAGGGGGGACGGGAGGCCTCCCGCTCCTGCACTCGTCCCCCCTCGCTGCGCCTCCACCCTCCTCCCCGTTCCTCCTCAAGGGGTTGATTGCCCCCCCCAGCCGGGTATAATTCGTGTCTCCCGGAAAACGGGAACTGTTCTGCCCCTTGGTGTAACTGGCAACACGTCTGACTCTGGATCAGAAGAGTCCAGGTTCGAGCCCTGGAGGGGCAACTCCAGAAGTCGTTATCCCACAACGAGAAAGGCACCTTCTTCGGAAGGTGCCTTTCTCGTTGCCGTTCTACTTCGGATACCGGGCGCAATTCCGGGGCAAGGCGACGTTGGCTTGGCCGCCCAGAAAGGCGTATGCTGAAATGGGGCACGGCGCGCACGGCCGAGTTCTGCGACCTCCCCAGCTACGCGCGCAACGCGGCTCCGAATCCCGCAATCGGAGGGCGTATGAAGCTGCGCAAACCAAAGGCTACCGCGACCTCCTCGACGGAGCCAAAGCGCGACAGTCCCGAACCAGACGCGCCGGACAAGCGACGTCCGAATCCGCCCCGCACCACGACGGGGTGGATTACGAGTCCGAAGTTCGGCAGCGCCGGCAGTGGTGGCGCCGAGCTCGAACCGGGCGTGGACGTCGACTGACGCGTTGCGCTGATACTGACGATCGAAACCGCGCCCGCACGCGGTGCTGTACCTTGCGCTCGCCGGTGCCGCGGCGCGCCGCCTGCGCGAGGTAGTCCCGGCGGGAGCGTTGAGAGCAGTCATCCCGCCACGCTGCGCCGCCACCATACTCTCGCGTGAGTCGGCGGCAGCGGTGGTGGCGGTGTTGGCGGTCGACCGCCGGCTCGTCACCAAAGCTCCAAACCTTTCGTAGGGTGGGTG of the Gemmatimonadaceae bacterium genome contains:
- a CDS encoding glycosyltransferase family 4 protein, translated to MTYHGLRVAFITSADSFRGSAVSYQHLAEGLRDRSAKVQVFTGHPAVTGPLRAAGIDVVELNLRSTNPKTALQLRRALRLFRAEVLVVDRPRDLRLGLLATAGTKVALVDRYNAHGARPASDLLTRIAYRFFVRQTIFLTHEMAHRVYQAAPWMARPNHRVIPEGVCLRGFRPDSAAGRDFRERHALGNRPFVLAVGALTSEKRTAMIVDAVRQVPERPLLVLCGEGPLRPSLERQAELLDVPVRFLGLLPRAELLGAYNAASVVAHACAVETFGLSVLEAMACGAPVVGVRSGGVREVVGESGDAGLLVDAEDAGAMARAIHSVLADPALAAILRAGARARAMADFSLEKMADAYDLATVAAFLLTTST
- a CDS encoding polysaccharide deacetylase family protein, producing MKLPILVFHKIAPVPPDSQFPRNYVRPEQFDALLGWLRSAGYVSIRFEQYVAHRHGEATLPPKPIILTFDDGYRSNAEIALPIMKKHGFRATIFVVPGHLGQTNRWDAEEKQEPLLSAEEIRELHADGFAFGSHTMHHSRLTAAPAALALEELRASREALEALLQEPVRTICYPWAQHNEAVRRLALEAGYTCGVGIRRRLNRPSTDIMALHRIPVTYLDSTWRVRWDLLRLRFRSE
- a CDS encoding aminotransferase class V-fold PLP-dependent enzyme codes for the protein MSNLESHFEPFRRHTIGHDQRFTSPYGEHRIVYADWTASGRLYRPIEERLRDRFGPFVGNTHSESSVTGSAMTLAYHEAHDILKRHVNASPDDLILTVGAGMTAAVNKLQRILGLKAPEGLRKYVTLHEHERPVVFVTHLEHHSNHTSWYETIADVVVVPPDDAGVVSLAALEAQLHQYRDRPVKIGAFSACSNVTGIFTPYHAMARLMHRAGGVALIDFAASAPYVDVDMHPADDPEGFLDAVLFSPHKFLGGPGAAGVIIFNRALYRNTVPDEAGGGTVAWTNPWGEYAFLDDIQAREDAGTPGFLQAIKSALAVQLKDEMTVAAMQAREHVIAPYAMDRLAAIPRVHVLAQGVRQRLAMLSFWVEGVHYNLMVRLLNDRFGVQARGGCSCAGTYGHYLLHVDPSRSKSITDRIDQGDLSDKPGWVRLSFHPSTTMHDIDHAIDAVAECVRNVERWSGDYIYSRTTNEYAHKDGDAALKARVHEWFTL
- a CDS encoding putative metal-dependent hydrolase, producing MSDLRYPIGKFDSAAPVTPQSRNDAIWHLAQLPEKLRDALEALSDAQLDTPYRPDGWTVRQLVHHLADSHLNAVTRVRLALTEDNPTIKPYLEKAWAELPDSQTLAIEPSLQILDGVHARWVALLRSLAPADFARTVVHPEHGRTMSIDFLTALYAWHCLHHVAHITALRDREGW